The sequence GGTCAACCATAGGATCCGCCCGATCGAACCGGCACTGGAGGGAATCTGGCATAATTTCATCGATTGGGAAATGGCGCCGGAGTGACGCCGACGGAGCAGATGATGACCATTCTTTTTGACCTGGACGGGACGCTGATCGACTCGACCGAAGCGATCCTCGAGAGTTTTCACCGTACCTTTGACGTGCTGGGGGGCGAGCACCCCACCGATACCGCGATCAAGGCACTGATCGGGCATACGCTCGACGATATGTATCTGCAGGTCGGGATTGCCCCGGAGGCGGTAGAGGCGTATGTACGGACCTACAAGGAACACTACCGCCGCATCTCGACGCTTAAAACGGTGCTCCTGCCCCAGGCGCGCGAAGCGATTGAAGCGGCTGCCGCCGTCGCGCGGCTGGGGATCGTCACGACGAAGACCGGGCTCTACTCCCGGGAGCTGATGGAACATTTCGGGGTGATGGATGCCTTCGAGGTGCTGATCGGTCGGGAGGACGTGACCCACGCCAAACCGCACCCCGAACCGGTCCTGGCGGCCCTGGAAAGGATGGGGGCAGACCCGATGCGCAGCTGGCTCATCGGCGATACCCGTCTGGATGCGGAAGCGGCACGCCGGGCCGGGATAGGCTGCATCGGTGTGTTAAGCGGGTATGATAACGAAGAACAATTACGCTCATTAACCCCATTTATAGAAAAAGATGCCCTCGAAGCGGTCCGATATATCGCAAACAAGGGGAGAAACGTAACGTTTTAACACCCTTTTTTTCTCCTCCAAATCGAAAAGCTGTATTTAAGAGCAACTGGTTTAGAATACCCGATATCTGAGAATAGTCATCATAAGTTAGTAGTATTGTGCATATACTGTTCTTAAATTTACCCGAGGAGAA is a genomic window of Sulfurimonas sp. HSL1-2 containing:
- a CDS encoding HAD family hydrolase — protein: MMTILFDLDGTLIDSTEAILESFHRTFDVLGGEHPTDTAIKALIGHTLDDMYLQVGIAPEAVEAYVRTYKEHYRRISTLKTVLLPQAREAIEAAAAVARLGIVTTKTGLYSRELMEHFGVMDAFEVLIGREDVTHAKPHPEPVLAALERMGADPMRSWLIGDTRLDAEAARRAGIGCIGVLSGYDNEEQLRSLTPFIEKDALEAVRYIANKGRNVTF